A single window of Labrus mixtus chromosome 23, fLabMix1.1, whole genome shotgun sequence DNA harbors:
- the peli3 gene encoding E3 ubiquitin-protein ligase pellino homolog 1, whose amino-acid sequence MVLEGSSEALCPPPSLELRPSCNKSQPSPPLGSSSQPHDGVFLDDKEPVKYGELIVLGHNGSLANGDKGRRRSRLALYKRPKANGVKPDVIHNVSTPLVSKALSNKSQHSISYTLSRSHSVIVEYTHDTNTDMFQIGRSTESMIDFVVTDTAGSSGGQGGGAAGEGGGGGQSAQSTISRYACRIMCERSAPYTARIYAAGFDSSKNIFLGERAAKWRTSDGLMDGLTTNGVLVMHPAGEFVCEPAPGVWREISVCGNVFALRETRSAQQRGKLVENESNTLQDGSLIDLCGATLLWRTPAGLRRTPTLKQLESLRQELNAARPQCPVGFNTLAFPSLAQREIVDKKQPWVYVNCGHVHGYHNWGFRKEKVPAGPGGTAPPSTGERECPMCRRVGPYVPLWLGCEGGLYLDAGPPTHAFCPCGHVCSEKTVGGWSQIPLPHGTHAFHAACPFCGTWLTGEQGHIKLIFQGPVD is encoded by the exons ATGGTTTTGGAGGGCAGCTCAGAGGCACTGTGTCCCCCCCCATCTCTGGAGCTGAGGCCGTCCTGCAATAAGAGCCAGCCCTCACCCCCCCTgggctccagctctcagccccACGACGGAGTCTTCCTCGACGACAAGGAGCCCGTCAAGTACGGAGAGCTCATCGTTTTAGG ACACAATGGCTCTCTGGCTAACGGGGACAAAGGTCGCAGGAGAAGTCGCCTGGCTCTCTATAAACGACCGAAAGCAAACGGAGTCAAACCTGACGTCATCCACAATGTGTCCACCCCCCTGGTGTCCAAG gcACTCAGCAACAAAAGTCAGCACAGCATCTCGTACACTCTGTCACGGAGTCACTCTGTCATTGTGGAGTACACACACGATACCAACACAGACATGTTCCAG aTCGGTCGCTCCACAGAGAGCATGATTGACTTTGTTGTCACGGATACGGCGGGCAGCAGTGGTGGTCAGGGTGGGGGGGCAGCAGGTGAAGGAGGCGGTGGAGGTCAGTCGGCTCAGAGCACCATCTCTCGTTACGCCTGTCGCATCATGTGTGAGCGCAGCGCCCCCTACACCGCCCGGATCTACGCCGCTGGCTTCGACTCCTCCAAAAACATCTTCCTTGGG GAGCGTGCAGCTAAGTGGCGGACGTCGGATGGACTGATGGACGGTCTGACCACAAATGGTGTGCTGGTAATGCATCCGGCGGGAGAGTTTGTGTGCGAGCCGGCGCCAGGAGTTTGGAGGGAAATCTCTGTGTGTGGAAACGTGTTTGCTCTGAGAGAGACTCGCTCGGCCCAGCAAAGAGGAAAACTG GTGGAGAACGAGTCGAACACCCTTCAGGATGGCTCTCTGATCGACCTCTGCGGGGCCACGTTGTTGTGGCGGACCCCCGCTGGGCTCCGCCGCACCCCCACCCTCAAGCAGCTGGAGTCTCTGCGGCAGGAATTGAATGCAGCACGGCCACAGTGTCCAGTGGGCTTCAACACGCTGGCCTTTCCGAGCCTCGCCCAGCGGGAGATCGTGGACAAGAAGCAGCCTTGGGTCTATGTGAACTGCGGCCACGTGCACGGATACCACAACTGGGGCTTTAGGAAGGAGAAGGTCCCAGCCGGACCTGGGGGCACCGCCCCCCCCAGcacaggagagagggagtgcCCTATGTGCCGCCGCGTCGGCCCCTACGTGCCATTGTGGCTTGGCTGTGAGGGGGGACTGTACCTGGATGCTGGGCCCCCAACCCATGCATTCTGCCCATGTGGCCATGTCTGCTCTGAGAAGACTGTGGGGGGGTGGAGCCAGATCCCGTTACCCCATGGCACCCATGCCTTCCATGCCGCCTGCCCCTTCTGCGGCACATGGCTGACGGGCGAGC